From Melitaea cinxia chromosome 3, ilMelCinx1.1, whole genome shotgun sequence, one genomic window encodes:
- the LOC123669285 gene encoding uncharacterized protein LOC123669285 → MAADRKCCVPECGKTREDTILHKFPNPQRDISRFRTWTYAIGGNILVLEDMYVYNYRRVCHSHFEERYWTRSKMLSKNAVPTLHLKGFIIRKPLGDITNKKCPAEHGIPADNVQTATASTSGIDLKAPRAKKTLVPKQLNVLQRKIQKLTETKAKYARTIKKALKLSEN, encoded by the exons ATGGCTGCAGACAGAAAATGTTGTGTTCCCGAGTGTGGAAAAACCC GTGAGGACACTATCTTGCACAAGTTTCCAAACCCCCAAAGGGATATTAGCCGCTTCCGTACATGGACTTATGCCATTGGAGGCAATATACTGGTCTTAGAAGATATGTATGTGTACAATTATCGCAGAGTATGTCATTCACATTTTGAAGAACGTTACTGGACCAGAAGCAAAATGTTGAGTAAAAATGCAGTGCCCACTTTGCACTTGAAAG gtTTCATAATAAGAAAACCATTGGGGGATATCACCAATAAAAAGTGTCCAGCTGAACATGGAATTCCAGCTGATAATGTACAAACAGCAACAGCTTCAACATCTGGCATTG ATTTGAAAGCTCCTCGTGCTAAGAAGACTCTGGTGCCTAAACAATTAAATGTCCTTCAGAGGAAAATTCAAAAACTGACCGAAACAAAAGCTAAATATGCAAGGACAATAAAGAAAGCTTTGAAATTATCAGAAAACTAG